The Klebsiella quasivariicola region GTAGGCCTGTGCAAGCGTAGCGCCGCCGGGCAGTGATGACAGGTACAGGCTGCGCCTGGCCTGGAGAATATTCAGCTTACGCGCGCAGGCGTGCAACGAAACCGATCAACGCCTGGCGGGCGTCCTGGTTTTCCGCTTCCAGTACCATCCACGGGCTGAACGCCCACGGCGTGGCGGCCAGCGCGCTTAACATGGTTGGCAGGTCAACCCACTGATAGTCCATGACTTCATCGTCGTTAGGCTGCAGCTCACTCACCACGCGCGCGGCATATACCGGGCATACTTCGTTCTCAACGATGCCGTTCGGGGCAACCGCCCGGTAGCGGAAGGCCGGGTGAATCGGCGCGATATCGGCAATCTCCACGCCGAGCTCGAAGCGACAGCGGCGCGTAACGGCCTGCTCGAAGGTCTCGCCCTGCTGGGGGTGTCCGCAGACCGAGTTGGTCCACACCCCGGGCCAGGCCTTTTTGCCTAGTGAACGGCGGGTGACCAGAAACTGTCCCTGCTCATTGAACAGCCAGCAGGAAAACGCGAGGTGCAAAGGGGTATTGAGCGTGTGGGCGGCATACTTCTCCAGCATACCGGCAGGCTGATCCTGCTCATCCAGCAAAATGACGTGTTCCCCGGCCATAACGACTCCTGAAAATAAAAAATGACCCGGCACAAACCCGCCGGGTCATGTACTCAGGCCACTAGGGTAGCCCATAAATGGGAGAAAGGCATTACCAAAACAAGCCCTGGCAGCATGTTGGCGACCGGGAAAAGCTTAATGTTGCAGATGCGTAATCCCGTGGCCACCATCAGCAATCCACCGGCGCAGGAGAAATCCGCCATCATTGACGGGGTGATCATCGGCAGAATAAACACTGCCAGCATCGCCAGCGCCACCTGAATCACAATCTGCGGGATAGCGATGGTCATCACCGCGTAACCCAGCAGCGTCGCGAAGATCCCGGCGGTAAACAGATCGAGGATCGTTTTAATGTACAGGATCGATGGATCGCCGCTCATACCTTCGGTCATGGCACCAAAAATACCGGTACCGCTGGCGCAAAACAGGACCAAAATAGCCACGAATTTTTCGGTGAACTCTTCGTGACCTAATCCCTGAACGGGGGGCAGGACTTTATTAATCAACCCACGCGTTGATCCCGCCGCGCGACCGATACGTTTTTCCAGGTGCAACAGTTCGCCAAGGAAAGCGCCGAGTACCATCGCCAGCACTACCGCCGGCATATATTTCACCTTCAGCACCAGGGTGATCCCCAGGCCGACGGAGCAGAGACCAAAGGTCATCGGCAGAGCTGTTTTGACGCGTTCCGGAAGTTTGCCTCCGGCCATTGCGCCAATTAATCCGCCGATAATCACGGCGGAACCATTTACATACGGACCAATTAACATTGCGAGTTCCTGTTACGCGTAATGCAGCTCGCCTTCACCCCAGCGTGGGATGTTATTGACCTCCAGGCCAAACAGGTCAAGCGCGCGGTTTACGCTATGGGTAATAATGTCATCTGCGCTTTGCGGACGCTGATAGAGCGCGGGCACCGGCGGAAAGATGATGCCGCCCATCTCGGTCACCGCCGCCATATTGCGTATATGGCCGAGATTAAGCGGCGTCTCGCGCGCCAGCAGCACCAGCCGTCGGCGTTCCTTAAGCACTACGTCCGCCGCGCGGGTAAGCAGATTATCGGTGAGACAATGGGCGATAGCGCCCAATGACCGCATCGAGCAGGGGGCGACTAACATCCCCAGCGTTTTAAACGAGCCGCTGGAGATGGACGCGCCCAGGTGGTTGATGGGATGTACCACGTCAGCCAGCGCCATCACGTCGTCTAAGCGGTAATCCGTTTCCAGTTCGCAGGTTTTTTCCGCGCCTTTGGAGACCACCAGATGAACCTCTACCGCCAGTGGCCGCAAGAGTTCCAGCGCTTTGACGCCGTACTGGAACCCGGAAGCGCCGCTAATGCCAATGATGATGCGTGGTGTCATGGTCATCGCCCTTATTCGAAGTCCGGCAGGAAACGTTTTACATCAACCGCTTTGAACTTAGAGCGCTCAAAGTTGTGTTTCAGATGGAACGGTACGGTGCAGTCGAAAATGGTTTTGCACGACATTCCCTGCTGCAGCACGCTCGGGCTGTATTCTGGCACCTGCGACGGGTCGAGCGGATGGCAGCGCACGCCCGGGATCATTACGGTATCGACATCACCCTGGTAGCGGGTTTGCATCGCCCACAGCACGTCGTCGCTATCGAAAATATCAACGTCTTCATCCACCAGAATGACATGCTTCAGCTCAGGGAAGGCAGAGAACGCCAGGAGCGCCGCCTGGCGCTGGCGGCCTTCATCGGCTGGAGACGACTTTTTGAATTGCAGCACCGCCAGCAGCTTGCCGCCGCCTGCCGAGTGGGCGAAGACGTTGAGTAATTTGCCCGGCATGGCGCGTTCTACCATATCGAGAATACTCGCTTCGGTCGGGATCCCGGCCATGTTGACATGTTCTTCGCCTGGCCCGACGGTGGTGCGCCAGATGGGGTTGATACGATGGGTGACAGCTTTGACTTTAATGACCGGAATCGCCTCTTTGGCTTCGCCGGTATAGCCCGGGAACTCCGGCATCGCGCGGCCGGTATGGGTGTTTTGATCTTCACGCACGCGCACGTTCGGCAGCAGCTCGCCTTCAATAACGATTTCAGCGTGAGCGATGGCTTTTTCATTAATGGTTTTACACTGCACCATCTCCACCGCACGGCCACGCAGCGCGCCGGCGATGCTTAGCTCGTTGAAACCCAGCGGGGTAGTCGGCGGCTCAAAGCAGGCGGCGATTTCGATAGCCGGATCCACGCCGATGCTGATCGAAATAGGTAGCGGCTGGCCCGCCGCTTCAGCTTTCATGCGGAAGGCATCGATATGACGACCCGGCGTCAGCCACATTGAAAGCTCATCGCGGCTCTGAACACACAGGCGGTGAATGGTGATATCGGATTCACGAGTTTGCGGATCGGAGGCGTAGCACAGGCCCATGGTGATATACGGGCCGGCATCTTCTTCGGTGTTGGTTGGCGCAGGCAGCAGTTTACGCAGATCGAAATCAGCATCGCTGGCGAGGTGAACCACTTCCTGGCATACCGCCGCGCCCTGCACCATGGTTGGGGCAATAGCATTTTCAACGGAATCTTTCAGCAAATGACCCAGTTTTGCCGGCTCACACTGCAGGAACTGGCTAACGCGCTGGCGCGAGCCGTTCAGACCGATGGCTACGCTGATATCGTCGAAGCCCTTAATTTTGTTAAAGACCATGACCGGGCCGTTCTTGCGTGTTGGACGCTGGCAGGTGCCGCCGGCGCCCACGTAGCGGTAAACGCCGGAGAGTTCGGCATGGGGATCGACTTCGGTATCGGTTTCAACATATTCGCCCGGCAGCGTTTTTAACAGCGCCAGAGCCGAACGTAAATCATGTACCGGTGACGGTGTTTTTTTATCTGAGTTTGCCATGAGTGTTCCTTTGAAAAGCAATTTTGCTAAGCGCACAATATTTTTCTTCGATAAATTAAACAAATACCGTTTACCGGATGCTCAGTAGATCAAAAAAGTTGGTTTTAAAAAAATGTTAATGAACAAT contains the following coding sequences:
- the idi gene encoding isopentenyl-diphosphate Delta-isomerase — encoded protein: MAGEHVILLDEQDQPAGMLEKYAAHTLNTPLHLAFSCWLFNEQGQFLVTRRSLGKKAWPGVWTNSVCGHPQQGETFEQAVTRRCRFELGVEIADIAPIHPAFRYRAVAPNGIVENEVCPVYAARVVSELQPNDDEVMDYQWVDLPTMLSALAATPWAFSPWMVLEAENQDARQALIGFVARLRA
- a CDS encoding DUF554 domain-containing protein, producing the protein MLIGPYVNGSAVIIGGLIGAMAGGKLPERVKTALPMTFGLCSVGLGITLVLKVKYMPAVVLAMVLGAFLGELLHLEKRIGRAAGSTRGLINKVLPPVQGLGHEEFTEKFVAILVLFCASGTGIFGAMTEGMSGDPSILYIKTILDLFTAGIFATLLGYAVMTIAIPQIVIQVALAMLAVFILPMITPSMMADFSCAGGLLMVATGLRICNIKLFPVANMLPGLVLVMPFSHLWATLVA
- a CDS encoding UbiX family flavin prenyltransferase, which gives rise to MTPRIIIGISGASGFQYGVKALELLRPLAVEVHLVVSKGAEKTCELETDYRLDDVMALADVVHPINHLGASISSGSFKTLGMLVAPCSMRSLGAIAHCLTDNLLTRAADVVLKERRRLVLLARETPLNLGHIRNMAAVTEMGGIIFPPVPALYQRPQSADDIITHSVNRALDLFGLEVNNIPRWGEGELHYA
- a CDS encoding UbiD family decarboxylase; protein product: MANSDKKTPSPVHDLRSALALLKTLPGEYVETDTEVDPHAELSGVYRYVGAGGTCQRPTRKNGPVMVFNKIKGFDDISVAIGLNGSRQRVSQFLQCEPAKLGHLLKDSVENAIAPTMVQGAAVCQEVVHLASDADFDLRKLLPAPTNTEEDAGPYITMGLCYASDPQTRESDITIHRLCVQSRDELSMWLTPGRHIDAFRMKAEAAGQPLPISISIGVDPAIEIAACFEPPTTPLGFNELSIAGALRGRAVEMVQCKTINEKAIAHAEIVIEGELLPNVRVREDQNTHTGRAMPEFPGYTGEAKEAIPVIKVKAVTHRINPIWRTTVGPGEEHVNMAGIPTEASILDMVERAMPGKLLNVFAHSAGGGKLLAVLQFKKSSPADEGRQRQAALLAFSAFPELKHVILVDEDVDIFDSDDVLWAMQTRYQGDVDTVMIPGVRCHPLDPSQVPEYSPSVLQQGMSCKTIFDCTVPFHLKHNFERSKFKAVDVKRFLPDFE